The following are encoded together in the Streptomyces rapamycinicus NRRL 5491 genome:
- a CDS encoding substrate-binding domain-containing protein, producing MTTMRRGSLAALSAAALVLAGCTTIGGKASSGGPKEAKKPTDVTIGFSQRQLDAPYFAAMVDAARKKARKRGFHLEVQNADGDAVTQLNQAQTLVAQGIDVLVVDAMSPKTQKVQLKDVAGEVPLVFVDTGIEGVGVTSVSSDNYAIGKLSGRLAAKRFHHGSTISLAVLNGGPDDEIVGPDRQRGFLDGLRAGGVRYHIVARTPANYSQDAAVPATESILAAHRDVDLIVGLNDSMTLGALSTLRDKGNKRTLVAAAADGQKQALQEIRAGGCDGRYISTGLNSPKLAADLAFDLALRIGTGDVAPKDIQKQRYTKAAGINCENVEDFLDPHSVF from the coding sequence ATGACAACCATGCGACGGGGCTCGCTCGCCGCGCTGTCCGCGGCGGCGCTGGTCCTGGCCGGCTGTACGACCATCGGTGGCAAGGCGTCCTCGGGCGGCCCCAAGGAGGCCAAGAAGCCCACCGACGTCACGATCGGATTCTCCCAGCGGCAGCTGGACGCGCCCTACTTCGCGGCGATGGTCGACGCGGCCAGGAAGAAGGCCAGGAAGCGGGGTTTCCACCTGGAGGTGCAGAACGCCGACGGGGACGCCGTCACCCAGCTGAACCAGGCCCAGACCCTGGTGGCGCAGGGCATCGACGTCCTCGTGGTCGACGCGATGAGCCCGAAGACACAGAAGGTGCAGCTGAAGGACGTGGCGGGGGAGGTGCCGCTGGTCTTCGTCGACACCGGTATCGAGGGGGTCGGCGTCACCTCCGTCTCCTCCGACAACTACGCGATCGGCAAGCTCTCGGGCCGGCTCGCGGCCAAGCGGTTCCACCATGGCTCGACGATCAGCCTGGCCGTCCTCAACGGCGGCCCGGACGACGAGATCGTCGGCCCCGACCGCCAGCGGGGATTCCTCGACGGTCTGCGCGCCGGTGGCGTCCGGTACCACATCGTGGCCAGGACCCCCGCGAACTACTCCCAGGACGCCGCGGTACCGGCCACCGAGTCGATCCTCGCCGCACACCGGGACGTGGACCTGATCGTGGGCCTCAACGACTCGATGACGCTCGGAGCCCTCAGCACCCTGCGCGACAAGGGAAACAAGAGGACGCTGGTCGCCGCGGCGGCGGACGGGCAGAAACAGGCGCTCCAGGAGATCAGGGCGGGCGGATGCGACGGCCGGTACATCTCCACGGGCCTGAACTCGCCGAAGCTGGCCGCCGATCTCGCCTTCGACCTCGCGCTGCGGATCGGCACCGGCGACGTGGCGCCCAAGGACATCCAGAAGCAGCGCTACACCAAGGCCGCGGGCATCAATTGCGAGAACGTGGAGGACTTCCTCGACCCGCACTCCGTGTTCTGA
- a CDS encoding SDR family NAD(P)-dependent oxidoreductase, producing the protein MSRFTDRVAIVTGAGAGIGRAAAERIAGEGGSVAVFDISAERAEESARTITGAGGSATPFAVDVSDPDQVRKAVDEVVATLGVPFSLVNSAGILRISPALEMSADDFDTVLGVNLRGVFLMATAVARHMVAAKRPGRIVNVSSIHSVISLREAAAYAASKGGIEALTFTLAGEWAEHGITVNAVRPGATWSALTTPLYTEDVVASLNRRIPLGAVARAEQVAAAIAYLASEDASYSTGATLSVDGGYTINGDMPDAVYERD; encoded by the coding sequence ATGAGCCGATTCACCGATCGCGTCGCGATCGTCACCGGGGCGGGGGCGGGCATCGGCCGGGCCGCGGCCGAGCGCATCGCGGGCGAGGGCGGCTCCGTGGCCGTCTTCGACATCTCGGCCGAGCGCGCCGAGGAGTCCGCGCGCACGATCACCGGCGCCGGTGGCTCCGCCACACCCTTCGCGGTGGACGTCTCCGACCCCGACCAGGTACGGAAGGCCGTGGACGAGGTGGTGGCCACGCTCGGCGTTCCGTTCTCGCTGGTGAACAGCGCGGGCATCCTGCGCATCTCCCCCGCCCTGGAGATGAGCGCGGACGACTTCGACACGGTGCTCGGCGTCAATCTGCGCGGGGTGTTCCTCATGGCCACCGCGGTCGCGCGGCATATGGTGGCGGCGAAGCGGCCGGGCCGTATCGTCAATGTCTCGTCGATCCACTCGGTGATCTCGCTGCGCGAGGCGGCCGCCTACGCCGCCTCCAAGGGCGGGATCGAGGCGCTCACCTTCACCCTCGCGGGAGAGTGGGCCGAGCACGGCATCACGGTCAACGCGGTGCGCCCGGGGGCCACGTGGTCCGCGCTGACCACGCCCCTCTACACGGAGGACGTCGTGGCCTCGCTGAACCGGCGCATCCCGCTCGGCGCGGTGGCCCGCGCCGAGCAGGTGGCCGCGGCGATCGCCTATCTGGCCTCCGAGGACGCCTCGTACTCGACCGGGGCGACGCTCTCGGTCGACGGCGGCTACACCATCAACGGCGACATGCCGGACGCGGTCTACGAACGCGATTGA
- a CDS encoding alcohol dehydrogenase catalytic domain-containing protein, which translates to MTTTTAPATTVRALRFAAKEKVAVVDAPLPEPGPGELVLDMKAAGLCGSDLHYFHMTHEEMRHATQPRSPEMTPGHEIAGVVKAVGPGVSHPRVGDRVAVQHYSGCGQCESCRRGWDVHCERGARVYSLNRPGGCQDELVVTAKDCVVLPDEVSFPVGAFLACGATTAYQALLRSEVRPGETVVVIGVGPVGLAVLAWAKAFGLRAVGTDPSPERRAFAESLGYSDVHDSAGFDIQAVVPGGANAVIDTSGNVHGRRTAVEVVKTWGTVVFVGLGPDFTIDPVPDLIMRQVTLRGMFVFSVPLMMEAVAEAGRLGVDLAPIITSVSSIEEGPDAFADFAAGSVGKSVIGWE; encoded by the coding sequence ATGACGACCACCACCGCGCCGGCCACCACGGTCCGTGCGCTGCGATTCGCCGCGAAGGAGAAGGTCGCCGTCGTCGACGCGCCACTCCCCGAGCCCGGACCGGGCGAGCTGGTCCTCGACATGAAGGCGGCCGGCCTGTGCGGAAGCGATCTGCACTACTTCCACATGACACACGAGGAGATGCGGCACGCCACTCAGCCGCGCTCGCCCGAGATGACACCCGGCCATGAGATCGCCGGTGTGGTCAAGGCGGTCGGCCCCGGTGTGAGCCATCCGCGGGTGGGCGACCGGGTCGCGGTGCAGCACTACTCCGGCTGCGGCCAGTGCGAGAGCTGTCGGCGCGGCTGGGATGTGCACTGCGAGCGCGGAGCGCGGGTGTACTCGCTCAACCGGCCCGGTGGCTGCCAGGACGAACTGGTCGTCACGGCCAAGGACTGCGTGGTGCTGCCGGACGAGGTGAGCTTCCCCGTCGGCGCGTTCCTCGCCTGCGGTGCCACGACGGCCTACCAGGCGCTGCTCCGCTCGGAGGTGAGGCCGGGCGAGACCGTGGTCGTCATCGGCGTGGGCCCGGTGGGTCTCGCCGTGCTCGCCTGGGCGAAGGCGTTCGGCCTGCGCGCCGTCGGCACCGACCCGAGCCCCGAGCGCCGTGCGTTCGCCGAGAGCCTCGGCTACTCCGATGTCCACGATTCCGCGGGCTTCGACATCCAGGCCGTGGTGCCCGGTGGCGCGAACGCCGTCATCGACACCTCCGGGAACGTCCACGGCCGCCGTACCGCCGTGGAGGTGGTGAAGACCTGGGGCACCGTGGTGTTCGTCGGGCTCGGCCCCGACTTCACCATCGACCCGGTACCGGACCTGATTATGCGTCAGGTGACCCTGCGCGGGATGTTCGTCTTCAGCGTGCCGCTGATGATGGAGGCCGTGGCGGAGGCCGGCCGGCTCGGTGTGGACCTCGCCCCGATCATCACCAGCGTCTCCTCGATCGAGGAGGGCCCCGACGCCTTCGCGGACTTCGCCGCGGGCAGCGTCGGCAAGTCGGTCATCGGATGGGAGTGA
- a CDS encoding SMP-30/gluconolactonase/LRE family protein — translation MRTSVTTVHATPVASGFTFLEGPRWRDGELFASDFYSGRVLAFRPGRSPDTGHEVRTVCEVPGRPSGLGFAPDGSLLVVSMLERALLRWDGRALTTVARFGHLIEGVANDMLVTESGWALIGNFGNTDAEPGSLRETALVRVSPDGRADLQGHGLVFPNGMVLTADRRRLLVAETFAGRVSSWPVAWSGGGAPTLGERRVWKQFGSPPRHLDIERATRELPVLPDGLAIDAHDRVWVASSIGHGARLFDPDGTLLAVVETGGLSPYAVAVGGADQSVLHLCCSPPLGTVDPAVTTESVLYAADIPALRRPASRASRAPGKETP, via the coding sequence ATGCGCACATCGGTGACGACCGTCCACGCCACCCCCGTCGCGAGCGGGTTCACCTTTCTCGAGGGCCCCCGATGGCGCGACGGCGAACTGTTCGCCTCCGACTTCTACAGCGGGCGCGTCCTCGCCTTCCGTCCGGGCCGCTCACCGGACACCGGCCATGAGGTGCGCACGGTGTGCGAGGTGCCCGGCCGGCCGTCCGGGCTCGGATTCGCGCCCGACGGATCGCTGCTGGTCGTCTCGATGCTGGAGCGCGCCCTGCTGCGGTGGGACGGCCGGGCGCTCACCACCGTGGCGCGCTTCGGCCATCTCATCGAGGGCGTGGCCAACGACATGCTCGTCACCGAGTCCGGCTGGGCCCTCATCGGCAACTTCGGCAATACGGACGCCGAGCCCGGCTCCCTGCGCGAGACCGCCCTGGTGCGGGTCTCCCCCGACGGCCGGGCCGATCTCCAGGGCCACGGGCTCGTCTTCCCCAACGGCATGGTGCTCACCGCCGACCGCCGTCGGCTGCTGGTGGCCGAGACCTTCGCCGGACGCGTCTCCTCGTGGCCGGTGGCCTGGAGCGGCGGCGGGGCGCCCACGCTCGGCGAGCGGCGGGTGTGGAAGCAGTTCGGCAGCCCGCCCCGCCACCTGGACATCGAACGCGCCACCCGCGAGCTTCCCGTACTGCCCGACGGTCTGGCCATCGACGCCCACGACCGGGTCTGGGTCGCTTCCTCGATCGGACACGGCGCCCGGCTGTTCGACCCGGACGGCACCCTGCTCGCCGTCGTGGAAACCGGCGGCCTCAGCCCCTACGCGGTCGCCGTCGGCGGCGCCGACCAGTCCGTCCTCCACCTCTGCTGCTCACCGCCGCTCGGCACGGTCGACCCCGCCGTCACCACCGAATCGGTGCTGTACGCGGCGGACATCCCGGCACTCCGCCGACCCGCATCCCGCGCCTCCCGCGCCCCAGGAAAGGAGACACCATGA
- the xylB gene encoding xylulokinase, with protein sequence MIIAHDLGTTGNKASLHTDDGRLVTAVTVRYDTDFRAGGIAEQDPESWWRAVCRAGRELLARSGTPPERIGAIGFSGQMMGAVLLDRAHRPVRPAMIWADHRSTEQAGTLAAELGEERAYRLLGHRIHPTYSLAKVMWVRDHEPRTFRRVAHMCLAKDYIVQRLTGTLVTDPSDASSTNAFDQRAGIWSRTVLDAAAVDPGLLPDIAESASVVGRVRARAAEEAGVPAGTPVVIGGGDGPLAALGAGVLTPEDGAYTYLGSSSWISMSATRPLYDPALRTMTFNHVLPGHYVPTATMQAGGASLEWIAQVLRPDGGPERIGRTLARIDDADTTGLYFLPHLLGERSPYWNADARGAFVGLSRHHGPAHLAKAVLEGVAFNLATCVGAFREAGHPVDRVDAIGGGAASDLWLRVLADVWGARIRRRSIVEEANSLGAAVTAAVGSGLVDGFEVVRELSTVQAEFTPSADRHRDYSARHREFLDAYRGLEPWFTNSHPLDNKSAP encoded by the coding sequence GTGATCATCGCCCATGACCTCGGCACCACCGGGAACAAGGCGTCCCTGCACACCGACGACGGCCGGCTGGTGACGGCGGTGACCGTGCGCTACGACACCGACTTCCGGGCCGGCGGCATCGCGGAGCAGGACCCCGAGTCCTGGTGGCGGGCCGTCTGCCGGGCCGGCCGCGAACTGCTGGCCCGGAGCGGGACGCCCCCGGAGCGGATCGGCGCCATCGGATTCAGCGGCCAGATGATGGGGGCCGTGCTGCTCGACCGGGCGCACCGGCCGGTGCGGCCCGCGATGATCTGGGCCGACCACCGCAGCACCGAGCAGGCCGGGACACTGGCCGCCGAGCTGGGCGAGGAGCGCGCCTACCGGCTGCTGGGGCACCGGATCCACCCCACGTATTCGCTGGCCAAGGTGATGTGGGTGCGCGACCACGAACCGCGGACCTTCCGCCGGGTGGCCCATATGTGCCTGGCCAAGGACTACATCGTCCAGCGCCTGACCGGAACGCTCGTCACCGATCCCTCCGACGCCTCCAGCACCAACGCCTTCGACCAGCGGGCGGGCATCTGGTCGCGGACCGTGCTCGACGCGGCGGCCGTCGACCCGGGCCTGCTGCCCGACATCGCCGAGTCGGCCTCGGTCGTCGGCCGGGTCCGTGCCCGGGCGGCGGAGGAGGCCGGGGTGCCCGCCGGGACCCCCGTGGTCATCGGCGGCGGGGACGGCCCCCTCGCCGCGCTGGGCGCCGGGGTGCTGACCCCCGAGGACGGCGCCTACACCTACCTCGGCTCCTCCTCGTGGATCTCGATGTCGGCCACGCGGCCGCTGTACGACCCGGCCCTGCGCACCATGACGTTCAACCACGTCCTGCCCGGACACTACGTCCCGACGGCCACGATGCAGGCGGGCGGCGCCTCGCTGGAGTGGATCGCGCAGGTGCTGCGCCCGGACGGCGGGCCGGAGCGCATCGGCCGCACCCTGGCGCGGATCGACGACGCCGACACCACGGGGCTCTACTTCCTGCCCCATCTGCTCGGCGAGCGCTCACCGTACTGGAACGCCGACGCCCGGGGCGCCTTCGTCGGGCTCTCCCGGCACCATGGCCCGGCGCATCTGGCGAAGGCCGTCCTGGAGGGGGTCGCCTTCAACCTGGCCACCTGCGTCGGCGCCTTCCGCGAGGCCGGGCATCCGGTCGACCGCGTCGACGCCATCGGCGGGGGCGCGGCGAGCGACCTCTGGCTGCGCGTCCTCGCCGACGTCTGGGGCGCCCGGATACGCCGCCGCAGCATCGTCGAGGAGGCCAACAGCCTCGGCGCCGCCGTCACCGCAGCGGTGGGCAGCGGCCTGGTCGACGGCTTCGAGGTGGTCCGCGAACTCTCCACGGTCCAGGCGGAGTTCACCCCGTCCGCGGACCGGCACCGGGACTACTCGGCGCGCCACCGGGAGTTCCTGGACGCCTATCGCGGCCTGGAGCCCTGGTTCACGAATTCTCATCCACTAGACAACAAGTCCGCACCATGA
- a CDS encoding GntR family transcriptional regulator, producing MEPGRIDRDAALPFYAQLKELLLAQLGSVWKVGERLPGEVTLCERYGVSRTVVRQALDELEGEGRIVRRKGQGTFVAARKVDESLFQSMTGLYEDVAARGGALVSAVRRLEFAPATADAARELEVEEGAPLIHLERLRYVNAEPWALTSTWLPHRVAPGLLDEDLTHQSLYALLEGKYGVGLDHGRREVEAVPAAPSVAEALGVDAHDPVLLLRSTAWDQEGRPVEYFTAYHRADRSRFQVHVRRRRRAGAPPSMLVNDSTG from the coding sequence GTGGAACCCGGACGGATTGACCGCGATGCCGCACTGCCCTTCTACGCCCAGCTCAAGGAGCTGCTGCTGGCACAGCTCGGCAGCGTCTGGAAGGTGGGTGAACGGCTGCCCGGCGAGGTGACCCTGTGCGAGCGGTACGGCGTCTCCCGGACCGTCGTGCGCCAGGCCCTCGACGAGCTCGAGGGCGAGGGCCGCATCGTGCGGCGCAAGGGGCAGGGCACCTTCGTGGCCGCCCGCAAGGTCGACGAGTCGCTCTTCCAGTCGATGACGGGCCTGTACGAGGACGTGGCCGCCCGCGGTGGAGCGCTGGTCAGCGCGGTGCGCCGGCTGGAGTTCGCCCCCGCGACGGCGGACGCCGCCCGTGAGCTGGAGGTCGAGGAGGGCGCACCGCTGATCCATCTGGAGCGGCTGCGCTATGTCAACGCCGAGCCATGGGCGCTGACCAGCACCTGGCTGCCGCACCGGGTGGCGCCCGGACTGCTCGACGAGGATCTGACGCACCAGTCGCTCTACGCCCTGCTGGAGGGCAAGTACGGCGTCGGGCTGGACCACGGCAGGCGTGAGGTGGAGGCGGTGCCCGCAGCCCCGTCGGTGGCCGAGGCGCTCGGCGTGGACGCCCACGACCCGGTGCTGCTCCTGCGGAGCACCGCCTGGGACCAGGAGGGCAGGCCGGTGGAGTACTTCACGGCCTACCACCGCGCGGACCGCAGCCGTTTCCAGGTGCATGTCCGCCGGCGCCGCCGGGCCGGGGCGCCACCGTCGATGCTGGTGAACGACAGCACCGGCTGA
- a CDS encoding SDR family NAD(P)-dependent oxidoreductase, with protein sequence MSWYQGARIAVTGAAGGIGRATCAHLAGLGAEVYALDLTASPVGRSVLCDVTDEDSVTAAIGTVVTEGGRIDGLVAAAGVVEDDVPAERMSAAEFDRVLGVNLKGTFLSCAAAARRMLDAAGGRIVTVSSMSGTHIVNHPQKQSAYNASKAAVSALTRSLAVEWGPRGVRINSVAPGYVATPLNDLKRHMHPRWKEGTVAGRFAEPEEIAAAIGWLLGDEAAYCVGTELLMDGGFALR encoded by the coding sequence ATGTCCTGGTACCAGGGTGCCCGGATCGCGGTCACCGGAGCCGCCGGGGGCATCGGACGGGCCACCTGCGCACATCTGGCCGGTCTGGGCGCCGAGGTGTACGCCCTCGATCTCACCGCGTCCCCCGTCGGACGGTCCGTCCTCTGCGACGTCACCGACGAGGACAGCGTGACGGCCGCGATCGGCACGGTCGTCACCGAGGGCGGCCGGATCGACGGCCTGGTCGCGGCCGCCGGGGTCGTCGAGGACGACGTGCCCGCGGAGCGGATGAGCGCCGCCGAGTTCGACCGGGTGCTCGGCGTCAATCTGAAGGGCACGTTCCTCAGCTGCGCCGCGGCCGCCCGGCGGATGCTCGACGCGGCGGGAGGCCGGATCGTCACGGTCTCCTCGATGTCCGGCACACATATCGTCAACCACCCGCAGAAGCAGTCCGCGTACAACGCCTCCAAGGCCGCGGTGAGCGCGTTGACCCGTTCCCTGGCCGTCGAGTGGGGGCCGCGCGGGGTGCGGATCAACAGCGTCGCGCCCGGCTATGTCGCCACGCCGCTCAACGACCTCAAGCGGCATATGCACCCGCGCTGGAAGGAGGGCACGGTCGCCGGACGGTTCGCGGAACCCGAGGAGATCGCCGCCGCCATCGGCTGGCTGCTCGGCGACGAGGCCGCCTACTGCGTGGGCACGGAACTGCTGATGGACGGGGGTTTCGCACTCCGATGA
- a CDS encoding zinc-dependent alcohol dehydrogenase translates to MSSTSRTPDGAAEGDTMDRRVTVTADGDVVVEEVARVRPAAGEARVRTLLTGICGSDVHALRGEHPFISRPYHPGHEAVGVVAETGPGVTSVAEGDRVLLEPNLGCGTCRHCRSGRYNICGELRVIGCQTAGAMADGFTVRADRLHRVPDGLTDVQAVLVEPLATPVHAVRRAGDLAGAGVLVLGAGPIGLLTALAARAAGVRTVIVTDPVAAKRDRAVRLGADAALAPGTPGLPELVRERLGGGADAVFDCVAVSASVTQAVRSVEKGGTVMVVGVPQGPLNVPLDLVQDREIAVRGSLMYVGEDMRAAMTLLGTGAVPADEFVTATFPLDRADEAFRAAGGPDQMKVLVSVG, encoded by the coding sequence ATGAGCAGCACATCGAGGACACCGGACGGGGCGGCGGAAGGGGACACGATGGACCGGCGGGTGACCGTGACCGCGGACGGCGACGTCGTCGTGGAGGAGGTGGCACGGGTACGGCCCGCGGCCGGCGAGGCGCGGGTGCGCACCCTGCTGACCGGCATCTGCGGCTCGGACGTCCACGCCCTGCGCGGTGAACACCCCTTCATCTCCCGGCCGTACCACCCGGGACACGAGGCCGTCGGCGTGGTCGCCGAAACCGGACCCGGCGTCACCTCCGTGGCCGAGGGGGACCGGGTGCTGCTCGAACCCAATCTGGGGTGCGGGACCTGCCGCCACTGCCGCTCCGGCCGCTACAACATCTGCGGGGAACTGCGGGTCATCGGCTGCCAGACGGCCGGGGCGATGGCGGACGGCTTCACCGTCCGCGCCGACCGGCTGCACCGGGTGCCCGACGGGCTCACCGATGTGCAGGCCGTGCTCGTCGAGCCGCTGGCCACCCCCGTGCACGCGGTGCGCCGGGCCGGGGACCTCGCCGGCGCCGGTGTGCTGGTCCTCGGCGCCGGGCCGATCGGACTGCTCACCGCCCTGGCCGCGCGGGCGGCGGGCGTGCGGACCGTCATCGTCACCGATCCGGTGGCGGCGAAGCGGGACCGGGCGGTGCGGCTCGGGGCGGACGCGGCGCTCGCGCCCGGTACCCCCGGCCTGCCGGAGCTGGTCAGGGAGCGGCTCGGCGGCGGCGCGGACGCGGTGTTCGACTGCGTGGCGGTGTCCGCCTCCGTCACCCAGGCCGTGCGCTCCGTCGAGAAGGGCGGCACGGTCATGGTCGTCGGGGTGCCCCAGGGCCCGTTGAACGTCCCGCTGGACCTGGTCCAGGACCGCGAGATCGCCGTGCGGGGCTCCCTGATGTACGTCGGGGAGGACATGCGCGCCGCGATGACGCTTCTCGGGACCGGTGCCGTACCGGCCGACGAGTTCGTCACCGCCACCTTCCCCCTGGACCGAGCGGATGAGGCGTTCCGGGCCGCCGGTGGCCCGGACCAGATGAAGGTGCTGGTGAGCGTCGGCTGA
- a CDS encoding zinc-dependent alcohol dehydrogenase family protein: protein MKAIVYDRPYAYRYTDLPDPEPGPDEVRLRVRSAGVCGTDAHLHRGEFSPRYPLTPGHEVVGEVESLGEGVTALAVGQRVALNNRVSCGSCANCRRARPAFCTRLRDHGVTRPGGFAEMIVVPASHCHPADDIPLDVVAFAEPVACAVHGMDVLAPQPGSDVLVFGAGTTGLLLAQLLAGSGAGRVTVAAPTEAKLKLARDFGADETVVMDRDDSSASLGALRALAPEGFDTVVDATGALTVIEQCLPLTRDGGTVFLYGMAGERERVELSPHEIFSRELTIRGSFTQAFSFDRALRVLRTGRVRTDGMITHRFGLDSYGAALDAVRDDRGCIKAVIHP, encoded by the coding sequence GTGAAAGCCATCGTCTACGACCGACCCTACGCGTACCGCTACACCGACCTGCCGGATCCGGAGCCGGGCCCGGACGAGGTACGTCTGCGGGTGCGGTCCGCGGGGGTCTGCGGCACGGATGCCCATCTCCACCGCGGCGAGTTCTCCCCCCGCTATCCGCTCACCCCCGGACACGAGGTGGTGGGCGAGGTGGAGTCGCTCGGGGAGGGGGTGACGGCGCTCGCCGTCGGACAGCGCGTCGCCCTCAACAACCGTGTCTCCTGCGGCTCGTGCGCCAACTGCCGCCGCGCCAGACCGGCCTTCTGCACCCGGCTGCGGGACCACGGTGTCACCCGGCCGGGCGGGTTCGCCGAAATGATCGTGGTGCCCGCGTCCCACTGCCACCCCGCCGATGACATCCCCCTGGACGTGGTGGCCTTCGCCGAGCCCGTCGCGTGTGCCGTGCACGGCATGGACGTGCTCGCCCCACAGCCCGGCAGCGATGTTCTCGTCTTCGGCGCCGGCACCACGGGGCTGCTGCTCGCACAGCTGCTGGCGGGCAGCGGCGCGGGGCGGGTGACCGTCGCGGCGCCGACCGAGGCCAAGCTGAAGCTGGCCCGGGACTTCGGCGCCGACGAGACGGTGGTCATGGACCGCGACGACTCCTCGGCCTCCCTCGGGGCGCTGCGCGCCCTGGCACCCGAAGGCTTCGACACCGTCGTCGACGCGACCGGCGCCCTCACCGTGATCGAGCAGTGTCTGCCGCTGACCCGTGACGGCGGGACCGTCTTCCTCTACGGCATGGCCGGGGAGCGGGAGCGCGTCGAACTCTCCCCGCACGAGATCTTCAGCCGGGAGCTGACCATCCGCGGATCCTTCACCCAGGCGTTCAGCTTCGATCGCGCGCTGCGCGTCCTGCGCACGGGCCGGGTGCGCACCGACGGCATGATCACCCATCGGTTCGGGCTGGACTCGTACGGCGCGGCCCTCGACGCCGTCCGGGACGACCGCGGCTGCATCAAGGCGGTCATCCACCCCTGA
- a CDS encoding SDR family oxidoreductase translates to MNSHPSGRLGDMSGRTAVVSGASSGIGLAILRRFLEAGATVHGLARRGHLIEEQARDAAPGADRLHHHSVDVGDPEAVRDWARRFSGPVDTLVCAAGTNIPERRLAQLTPPVWDSMLATNLSGTFYLLHALLPRLREARGDVVVLSSVAGAWPDHTGPAYQAAKAGLLGLARGAGMDEYGNGIRVCTILPGIVNTPILDDRPEPPPQELRDLFVQPQDIAEACLAAITLPKRACVAEMTVVASALQSMGNTQAATPALPRAATGEPRSAGRPGLP, encoded by the coding sequence ATGAACAGCCACCCCTCCGGCCGGCTCGGGGACATGAGCGGGCGCACCGCCGTGGTCAGCGGAGCGAGCAGCGGCATCGGACTCGCGATCCTGCGGCGCTTCCTCGAAGCGGGCGCGACCGTTCACGGCCTGGCCCGGCGTGGCCATCTGATCGAGGAACAGGCCCGGGACGCCGCGCCCGGGGCGGACCGCTTGCACCACCACAGTGTCGACGTCGGTGACCCCGAGGCGGTACGGGACTGGGCGCGGCGGTTCTCCGGCCCGGTGGACACCCTGGTGTGTGCCGCCGGAACCAACATTCCCGAGCGGCGCCTCGCCCAACTGACGCCCCCGGTCTGGGACTCCATGCTCGCCACCAATCTGAGCGGGACGTTCTACCTGCTGCACGCCCTGCTCCCCCGGCTCCGCGAGGCCCGCGGCGACGTGGTCGTCCTGTCGAGCGTGGCCGGGGCGTGGCCCGATCACACCGGTCCGGCCTATCAGGCCGCCAAGGCCGGGCTCCTGGGCCTCGCACGGGGAGCGGGCATGGACGAGTACGGCAACGGCATACGGGTGTGCACCATCCTGCCGGGCATAGTGAACACCCCGATCCTCGACGACCGGCCCGAGCCCCCGCCTCAGGAGCTGCGCGATCTGTTCGTCCAGCCACAGGACATCGCCGAGGCGTGTCTGGCGGCCATCACCCTCCCCAAGCGGGCCTGTGTCGCCGAAATGACCGTCGTGGCCTCGGCGTTGCAGTCCATGGGCAACACCCAGGCGGCCACTCCGGCACTGCCCCGGGCGGCGACCGGGGAACCACGCTCTGCGGGGAGGCCCGGCCTGCCCTGA
- a CDS encoding SDR family NAD(P)-dependent oxidoreductase, translating into MADPTVLITGAAQGIGAATARVLAERGWRVVVADLKGDAAQEQVAALDAASPVTGGHLAVAVDVTDEASVAAMFDDIATRAGGLDALVNGAGVIFRQAAQDFDSRQWAHQLAVHLTGAMHCARGAYPLLARSGRASVVNIGSVGSTFGLPGRLGYATAKSGVLGLTRTLAAEWGAVGIRVNAVAPGYVATEMVRSGLESGALDREALVRRTPMRRLAEPAEIATSIAFLLSSDASFVHGATLRVDGGITIDGTF; encoded by the coding sequence ATGGCTGACCCCACCGTTCTCATCACCGGCGCCGCACAGGGAATCGGGGCCGCCACGGCCCGGGTCCTCGCCGAGCGGGGCTGGCGCGTCGTCGTCGCCGACCTCAAGGGCGACGCCGCCCAGGAGCAGGTCGCGGCCCTCGACGCGGCGTCCCCCGTGACAGGGGGGCACCTGGCAGTCGCCGTCGACGTCACCGACGAAGCCAGCGTCGCCGCGATGTTCGACGACATCGCGACGCGTGCCGGTGGGCTCGACGCACTGGTCAACGGCGCGGGCGTCATCTTCCGGCAGGCGGCCCAGGACTTCGACAGCCGGCAGTGGGCCCATCAGCTCGCGGTCCACCTCACCGGCGCGATGCACTGCGCGCGCGGTGCCTACCCCCTGCTGGCCCGCAGCGGCCGGGCCAGTGTGGTCAACATCGGTTCCGTCGGGTCGACCTTCGGGCTCCCCGGCCGGCTCGGCTACGCCACCGCCAAGAGCGGAGTGCTGGGCCTCACCCGAACCCTGGCGGCCGAGTGGGGCGCGGTCGGCATCCGGGTCAACGCCGTGGCGCCGGGGTACGTGGCCACCGAGATGGTGCGCAGTGGCCTGGAGTCGGGAGCGCTCGACCGGGAGGCGCTGGTGCGGCGCACACCGATGCGACGGCTGGCCGAGCCCGCCGAGATCGCCACCTCCATCGCCTTCCTGCTCTCCTCCGACGCCTCCTTCGTGCACGGCGCCACCCTCCGGGTCGACGGGGGCATCACGATCGACGGCACCTTCTGA